The genome window GAGACGAGGCACGCGCCAGGACAGGCTGTGCGGCCACAAACCACGAAAAGCAGCGTGTAACAGagtaaaagcagaaatgaaggGAATGCGTTGGTATAGCAGTGCACAAAAAGCCTTAAtagcttatttaaaaaaaaaaaaaaaaaactacaagataCGTAAAGCTGCATCTAGGACTGCGAAACTGctggaattttcaaagttggaaaccTTCCATGGGAATTTACGggaataaatttaaatgtagttgagaaaaaaaaaaatcttgcagcaCAATGTTGGTTAGTTGCACCGTGCACTCCTCCAGCACATGCACAGATCATTTTTACAATCCTGCACACGAGACCTGAGAGGATCgaggaaaaatgcagaaaaatgcagaatgcgttcatgttttttgttgctcaATGAAAGAATCTTGTAAAGTTCTACTcacaaataaagtcaaagtcaaaaatatcatttgtgaAATTTGCATTAGTTTGCACGTCTGACTTATAAAAAACCAAAATATTTATGCTTGTATATGCTATATTTTGTATAACTTAGCCCAAATTCCCAGTCAATTCCTGTAAATTCCCATGGAAGGTTTCCAACTTGGaatatttctaaaattctgCAGCCTAACTTCCAACGCAAAGTTTCTGCAAAGTTTCCGGAAATTTACTGTAaattttccacccctttgcCACCCTAtctgcaactaatgattactCTCACTGTTGACTGATCTGGTTCTTCAGTGTACAGAAAGGAGTGgaatatgttttgcatttttatgagACATAATACAAATGCAGGTGCAGGATAGGTTCAGCTTTTCAGACgggctcagtttttttttttttttttaaaaaaaaaaaacaaaaaacaaagttatgGTTAATTTTACTCTGTCAGCAATTTTACATTTGCAATAAGTGATGcactcaaggaaaaaaaaaactcacacaagTGGAAATGTCAGAATCAGCCAAATATCGACAGAAAAAAGCCAATACTGAACCGATACGGTGACGCTGCTAAAGCCGATATCGTCCGATAACGATGGTCTGCAGATTTATCCGTCCATCACGACCAATCAATTAATCTTTTAGTGTTTtaggtgtgaaaaataaaagctgatgTCACACTAATCTGAGCGGAGAGAACAGGAAGACACGCTCAGCATCGCTTCAAACCAAATCAATAcgtacaaacaaaacacatgcatgcaccttCTCCTGCTCataaactgaaatatttaacaACAGACTGCGAGCACCTCACGCATTTATTTAGACTGAAGGTATACATGTTCTTCTAGAGCGATCTGAGGCTGACGAGGAGGTGCAATATCAGGTGAGAGAAAGAATTTGTTTTTACTAAAatattgtttgtgtatgttgatagtttgtttgttttttttggcgtTTACACTTGGATTTATAAAAATGTTCATCAAATGTGCATTTATTAATGAATTATGTTTGTGAGAGTAATTTGATCAATCAGTTAAATTACATTAAGGCAGATTCAACGTTTTATTTAGCTCTTAatattcttttaattttatCCACGTGATGGATTAATCATATGGACGGTCCAAAGAGCCGCCTGGCCGTGTGCGAAGACGAGCTGCTGTGGCAGAAGGAGAGCGGCGACGTGCGGCACAATCGGTGAAACGGCACTTTGGATTTCCTGTCTGCTTCAGGTGTGAAGAGCGGCGCTGCAGGCGGCGAGCTGCTGTGAAAACGGCTGCTTAAGGGTGTGTTGAGTTAATTGTGGGAGTGTAAAAGAGGCGCGTGCACGTTCGTTCCTTCATGACTGAGATTTATAAATCAGAACGATGCGCACGCGCGGCTTTATAAACCTGATGAAAGgaatgtgtatgcatatttctGGCTTAGTGCACGCACGCAGTTTTAGTCATGAATCTACAGAGTTTTATACATCTGGCCCAAGGTCTCTCGCGCTGTCAAGTATGGAAGCtggtaaaagaaaagaagaataagCAGAAATACATGCAGCAATAGAGAACCCTGTTAGTATCAATAGTCTGCGGTATGtcgatatatttatatattttcctTGCAATACTTTTATtccccaaagaaaaaaaaaaatcagttttgccTAGCcctcctccacagggaggtcagaggtcagctatggagccacagagctggaagccatccagtgtcttgctcaaggacacttcagcagagcagATGCTCGGCGTGTCGAGGGCCTGAACTCAAACGCTTGCAGTGGGAGGATCGCTCTGATCCCCCGAgtcgctgctgctgccttcactccCTACATGCTGCTGCACGAGGCATCAGCACTGCAGACTGAAAACTTAGAACCAGGGCAGAACAATacgctgaaaaaaaatcatactgccattacctttacacacacactgaggttgCGATGTGATTGACGCTTTAAGCAGGAATGATCATTTCTGcgttgtaattttcattttcactgacaaaaaagCGAATCtcgtgatgatggtgtgattctTGCAGGAGCctgaaccaaaacaaacacgCTTTTCTTACATCGGGAAAATGCTATTTGTAGGCCAgcgcatctctgtagcaccacaatgtTTTGTCTGCAGAAGTGTTTTGTCATAGATCCTGTCACAGATCCACAAATCCTGCAATTTGGATAACGCACTTGGCCATATTACGATTTTGAGAATTTTTCGACTAACTGATCGATTTGTCGCAAATAACTGCATGTATATCGCAATTTTATGATTCCCGCAATGCATAATCGTGTTATTCTGCAACGCTGACGTGGTTGTAATTCCACTCCGTCTGACCAATCACTAATTTTAAACGTGCGATGAGCATCGTGTGACCAAAACTGAAGTTCAgaaggagaggcagcagagaaacATGACGCAGAGCGTCTGTGGAAACGTGGAAAAGAGCCGCTGAGTTCCTAAAGTGAATCAGTTTAAGATCATTTGGTATTAAACCCCGACGACGGCGCATTCTGTATGAAGTTTGTCTTTAAAAGTAATCAAGGAGatattatttgaatttttgtaaCTAAGGACCACAGCACTGAGATTACACAGCTGGAGAGAAAATTAGACATTTTAGCTGCtgccacttaaaaaaaaaaaaaaaaaaaaaactgcatcggCTGCAAACAAGCAAGGAAACAATTACGACTCTAAATAATTATAACTAATAACTGTGATTAGAGCATTATCCAAGAGCACAATTGTCTGAGAACTTGATTTTCCAAAGCTTCTGCCAGGTGCATTATCTtgtgtgaaaaacaaagtggagcAGGAAAAACTCCCCAAATCCAAGCAGCAGATTAATTCACGCACTGTAGCTTGATaacatattttacttttaaaaacgGGAAACTTAGTCCTAACCCTCCTAGATGGACTGGACTGCTCCTTTTCCTTATCGCGAGTTACTATGCAGCACTTGTGAGAAACCTGGCAGACTGAGCTGAATCCTTCTGACTGTGCGGCAGATGTTCCTTGTGTAGTCTGCAGGGTGCACCAGGCTGCGGCATGAATCcactccactgtttttttttttctttttttttttcccttcctacCTACTTCACATCTTGTGAGAGAAAAACTGAGCATACgacactcacagaaaaaaaaaatgatcaaaatgtaaaaaaaagaaataagacatcatggaaaaaaaatctctttcctTGATAATCAGGGATTATCATTTCAAAACTAGAGGTTATATACTAAGAATGTTGCTTTTTTATAAGCAATGGCTGGTAAATTAACAGATCCCTTTCAATAGTGAGCTTTACactcatttatcatttatttttcaacgaAGCGTCTCGTCTGGCACTGACGCGCTGCAGCGACTGGCTCGTTTTTATGTCTATCAGCCCCTCTCATTGGCTGCCGTTCACCTCTGCTTTATTCCCACCTGTCCGAAGCCCGCCATGGATTCCTGCGAgccctcctgctctccctctcgcCGCCCGTCCTCCAGAGCGTAGACGGCCCCATCCGCGTCCTGAACGCCTTCGTCTTTCACCACCACTCCCTCTCCTTCCAGCACCTGGGAAGAAAAAGGTCAACTGTGATGTTAGGGAGTGTTAGAGACGATGCTTGTAACCGTGCAGCAGAGCAGCGATCAGGTATTTGTAAGAGAAATGGAGCAATGAAAGGCGGTCGCGGCCCTTCAACCGAGACCCGGCTTAACGACCTACAGTAGGAATGCAGAAGTCCATAGATTATCAACTGGGCAATTACAGAGGGAGTTTAGACGACAGCCTCGCTTCAGCTGTGTCAAGTGCAGAAACATCTCAGCGATATGCGCCAATGCAGTGAGGGAGAAAGGAAAgcagaaacaagaaagaaaagcaaaccgTTGCAGCTCTGCATGCCTGAAagctgtaaccatggcaacacttCCCCTCATCCCAGCCCTACCTGGAGTCTTAGCGGCTGCCTCTGCTTGCGGCTGTGTCCCGCCCCCCTGTCTCGGTCTCCGTCTCTCCCCCGCTCTCTGCCGTCCATGTCCTCCTCCTCGCTGTACCTGTCCATGCCCACCAGGTCGTCGGAGAGGTCGGTGCCGTTGCCGCGGAGGCTTTCCCTGCCGATGCTGTCGACGCTGCCCACCCCGGAGCTGCAGCCCGCCGAGAGGTTCCCTGTGCTGCTGCCGTTGGCTCCGTTGGCGGTCTGCGCCAACAGGTCTCGGAGCTTGTACCTGACGTCCTGAGTGCAGCTGGAGGTCTGCTTCATGAGGACCGGGCCGGCGCCGGAGCCCAGCCCGTCCGGCCCGCACATGGAGCCGGGGCCCATGTCGCCGAGGGTCATCAGGCCCACGGGGTTGGCTTGCTCCATGGGGCCGGGGCCGCTCTCACTAACACTGACGTTGGCACCCCCCAGCCCGCCGCCCATGTTGGTTCCCCCGCAGTCCGCCATGAAGTTAGAGAAGTTTGGGTAAACGCCGCCCGCACCTGCGCCGCCGCCGGAGCAGCTTCCTCCGCTGCTGCCGccgctctccctcccttttccccCGCCGCGCTCCTCCTGCTTGGGGAGGACCCCGCCAAGCATCGCCCCTCCCGCCgcggccgccgccgccgcccctgCGGCCGCCTTCCTCTGAGAGATGATCTGGGTGCACTCGTCGATGACCGTCTTGATCTGCAGGATGCTGGCGGCGGTGAGGATGCACAGGGCCTGCGACTGCAGCACCACCAGCGAGCCGCTGTACATGAAATCCACCAGCTGCTTCACGGTTTCTGCGGGCACCAGCGGCGGCACCGAGATTTCGGAGTGCCCCAGCAGCAGCTTGTCCTGGAAGAAGGGGCTGCCGGCTGCCAGGACGCAGGCGTGGGCGCGCAGCGAGGCGTCGTGTATCCGCACGGTCACGTCGCAGAAGAGGCCTTCGCGCCGCTGCGTGCGCAGGGCCTCCAGCACGGACTGGCTGGAGTTGTGGAGGTGGATGTAGTGCACGGTCTCGGTGCCAGGCGCCATGACGGGAGGGGGCGGGACGCTGGGGACggggtgggagtgggggtgggggaggggggggaggtgCCTGGGATTTTGCGTCAGCTTGAGGGatgaggaggacagggagggaAACGGGTACAGTGCATGGGCCACGGTGGGGCCGCCTCCCTTCAAACAGTCATCAGGCTGATGTGGAGCTTCCAAGTTTCTTCGCTGCTGTTTTCAAGAGCGCAAGCAGCTGCCTTTGTGTTCCTGAGAGGGAAGCACCTCGAGAGGATGTTTCCCCACCGGCTCAGTTAAACCCTGTTAAAAATCAATCAGGAGAAGACGTGagaaatgcaaaatattcaGCTGCACaaagtgtttttgacttcctgCATTTAATGTAAACCGTGTGCCTGACAGATAGGGGGTGACAGAGGTGACAGCTGACCCGCTTGCTAATTAGTCATCAAACCCGTAATAAAAATCAATCGCGCGCGTCATCTCGAACACCTGTTTTGGACAAATGACAGCACGTGCCGCGCGCGGGTCCGACAGCTCGTTAGGTCACGTTCAGAAACAGATTACCTGTCTGCTGTGCACGGCGGGTGGCCGCGGGTGCAACTGCTGTGACCCTCCGACTGTAAGTTAGAGCCAAACACACCCAAAAACACGCAGTTTGAGAGCAACTGCGCGACAAAAAAACGCCCCGTTGACTTCAAACGCCGCTGCCAGTTCGAGTAAACGGGCtgctaactagctaacgttagccacgGCAACAAGCGGACgagctaacgctagctaacgttagctgttgaCATTAGCCGCTCCGGTCCCGCACACTAATCTAAACGAAATGCGGGAATTTGCCCCATGCACGCAAAACACCGCAGCCACACGAAAACATACTTTAGCTGCGAAATATCGGGTGACATCTGGCCGCCTGGCGAGCTGAACAACAAAGCGGCTGTCGAAGCTCCAATACAAAGCTAACCCAGATCACTAGCTAGCGTCCAGCCCGACACAGCAAAACTACTGAAGTTAACCTGCCAGCTAAACAGCTACGAGCCTTTTTAGAGCACAAAGCGCCTTCGGGGTCGCTGGTTTACAGGTACGGTGTCACCGCGGCTCGCTTTACCTGCGTTACGTACCTGCAATGTGCAGTGACACACGGCTGCTTGTTGATTTCAGAGATGGATGCAGCAGGAAGCCCTCTAACGCACCACAACCTGGTGAgagctggagacacacacacacacacacacacacacacacacacacacacacacacacacacacacacacacacacacacacacacacacagagtatgaCTGTGATCACGACAGTCCTTTTAGTTTGTTCTGCTTTAAACCACAAATGCATGCGTGCACTTGCAGTACTTGCACTCTGTAGTTATTATGTATTCAGTAGGattgttaatgcacatattcagatatgatgcacatactttttttttctccagaacTAGCTCACGATTAATGCacaatgcacatatttatacagcATGCACATAGgttattagggttaggttattttccactgctgtttaaattgttcatacttcttcttttttttttttttataatccttgtttatagtgtttatattgcttactgctatttatcatgtgtatactgtatatttcttctaaatttgcacattgacctgcctctatgcacattttatacacccatgcacacggttttttgtttttttttttgttgcacattgctttttgcacactgggttgtacttaggttattctgttgtactcagatcttattctgttatacttagatcttattctttatttctattttttttttttatttacttaatctgtaatctgtggatactgctgaagaaaatgtgaatttcctgcgggatgaataaagtatctacctacctacctacctaccctTATTATGTATTCAGTAGgattattaatgcacatattcagatatgatgcacatacttttttttccagaactaGCTCACGATTAATGCACAATGCACATAATTTATACAGCATGCACATAGgttattagggttaggttattttccactgctgtttaaattgttaatacttctgtttaaattgttcatatttctattttttttttttataatccttgtt of Myripristis murdjan chromosome 1, fMyrMur1.1, whole genome shotgun sequence contains these proteins:
- the zbtb45 gene encoding zinc finger and BTB domain-containing protein 45 isoform X1, with translation MAPGTETVHYIHLHNSSQSVLEALRTQRREGLFCDVTVRIHDASLRAHACVLAAGSPFFQDKLLLGHSEISVPPLVPAETVKQLVDFMYSGSLVVLQSQALCILTAASILQIKTVIDECTQIISQRKAAAGAAAAAAAGGAMLGGVLPKQEERGGGKGRESGGSSGGSCSGGGAGAGGVYPNFSNFMADCGGTNMGGGLGGANVSVSESGPGPMEQANPVGLMTLGDMGPGSMCGPDGLGSGAGPVLMKQTSSCTQDVRYKLRDLLAQTANGANGSSTGNLSAGCSSGVGSVDSIGRESLRGNGTDLSDDLVGMDRYSEEEDMDGRERGRDGDRDRGAGHSRKQRQPLRLQVLEGEGVVVKDEGVQDADGAVYALEDGRREGEQEGSQESMAGFGQDFYDEQGVFSESFWPQSEPPQAMTFNPRGRVNKPLTPPPTTQSINNQLLFQYPVSQSQPAPFFVGGPMGGIDSMAGSEPSQQAPPPAPMTPAPAPSTSSCSAGPSPSSQGSETSFDCTHCGKSLRSRKNYSKHMFIHSGQKPHQCSICWRSFSLRDYLLKHMVVHTGVRAFQCSVCGKRFTQKSSLNVHMRTHRAERTFQCTVCHRAFTHRTLLERHALQHAHHAHPAQGQGQGQGRGADMTSPTKHSPPALGGPSGMAGTAGMVGGIANMPSHGASST
- the zbtb45 gene encoding zinc finger and BTB domain-containing protein 45 isoform X2, which produces MAPGTETVHYIHLHNSSQSVLEALRTQRREGLFCDVTVRIHDASLRAHACVLAAGSPFFQDKLLLGHSEISVPPLVPAETVKQLVDFMYSGSLVVLQSQALCILTAASILQIKTVIDECTQIISQRKAAAGAAAAAAAGGAMLGGVLPKQEERGGGKGRESGGSSGGSCSGGGAGAGGVYPNFSNFMADCGGTNMGGGLGGANVSVSESGPGPMEQANPVGLMTLGDMGPGSMCGPDGLGSGAGPVLMKQTSSCTQDVRYKLRDLLAQTANGANGSSTGNLSAGCSSGVGSVDSIGRESLRGNGTDLSDDLVGMDRYSEEEDMDGRERGRDGDRDRGAGHSRKQRQPLRLQVLEGEGVVVKDEGVQDADGAVYALEDGRREGEQEGSQESMAGFGQDFYDEQGVFSESFWPQSEPPQAMTFNPRGRVNKPLTPPPTTQSINNQLLFQYPVSQSQPAPFFVGGPMGGIDSMAGSEPSQQAPPPAPMTPAPAPSTSSCSAGPSPSSQGSETSFDCTHCGKSLRSRKNYSKHMFIHSGQKPHQCSICWRSFSLRDYLLKHMVVHTGVRAFQCSVCGKRFTQKSSLNVHMRTHRAERTFQCTVCHRAFTHRTLLERHALQHAHHAHPAQGQGQGQGRGADMTSPTKHSPPALGGPSDSSHLSLIGLIGTCSSY